In Mustela nigripes isolate SB6536 chromosome 12, MUSNIG.SB6536, whole genome shotgun sequence, one DNA window encodes the following:
- the SLC6A18 gene encoding inactive sodium-dependent neutral amino acid transporter B(0)AT3 isoform X4, whose translation MAWAGGAEPHGDGHGDKRPAWDNKSQYLLSCLGFAVGLGNIWRFPYLCQTHGGGAFLIPYLIALVLEGIPIFYIELAIGQCLRRGSIGVWMAISPYLGGVGLGCLTVSFLVSLYYNTVLSWVLWYLLNSFQDPLPWSSCPLDINRTAFEAECQASSTVSYFWYRQTLNITADISDNGSIQWRLLACLAASWAVVYLCVIRGIETTGKAIYFTALFPYLVLTIFLIRGLTLPGAVRGLIYLFTPNVQTLGNPRVWLDAATQIFFSLSLAFGGHIAFASYNPPRNNCEKDAVTIALVNSMTSLYASIAVFSVLGFKAANDHGRCLDRNLLRLLNAFDLPDQSISRDDYAAVLAHLNATQPESVARLPLEVCQLEDFLDKSASGTGLAFVVFTEAVLHMPGAPGWAVLFFGMLFTLGLSSMFGNMESIITPLLDMGVVRRSVPKEVLTGLVCLLCFLSATCFALQSGSYWLQVFDSYAAPLNLIIFAFFEVVGVAYVYGMPRRFSRVHTDFKEMNQKGFSAS comes from the exons ATGGCGTGGGCCGGGGGAGCAGAGCCACATGGGGACGGTCACGGGGACAAGAGGCCGGCATGGGACAACAAGAGCCAGTACCTGCTGAGCTGCCTTGGCTTCGCCGTGGGCCTCGGCAACATCTGGAGGTTCCCGTACCTGTGCCAGACCCATGGTGGAG GGGCCTTCCTCATCCCCTACCTCATCGCGCTGGTCCTGGAGGGGATCCCCATCTTCTACATCGAGCTGGCCATCGGCCAGTGCCTGCGGAGAGGGAGCATCGGGGTGTGGATGGCCATCTCGCCCTACCTGGGCGGAGTGG GGCTGGGCTGCCTCACCGTCTCCTTCCTGGTCAGCCTGTACTACAACACGGTCCTCTCGTGGGTGCTGTGGTACCTGCTCAACTCCTTCCAGGACCCGCTGCCCTGGAGCTCCTGCCCACTGGACATCAACCGCACAG CGTTCGAGGCCGAGTGCCAAGCCAGCAGCACTGTGAGCTACTTCTGGTACCGGCAGACGCTGAACATCACGGCCGACATCAGCGACAACGGCTCCATCCAGTGGAGGCTGCTGGCCTGCCTGGCTGCGTCCTGGGCAGTGGTGTACCTGTGTGTCATCAGAGGCATCGAAACCACAGGGAAG GCGATTTATTTCACAGCCCTGTTCCCTTATCTGGTCCTGACGATCTTCCTTATCCGAGGACTCACCCTGCCTGGGGCGGTCAGAGGCTTAATCTACCTGTTCACTCCGAAT GTGCAGACTCTCGGGAACCCGCGGGTGTGGCTGGACGCGGCCACGCAGATTTTCTTCTCCTTGTCCCTGGCCTTCGGGGGACACATCGCTTTTGCGAGTTACAACCCGCCCAG GAACAACTGTGAGAAGGACGCGGTGACCATCGCCCTGGTCAACAGCATGACTTCCCTGTATGCGTCCATTGCCGTGTTCTCGGTTTTGGGATTCAAGGCAGCCAACGACCACGGGCGCTGCCTGGACAG AAACCTCCTTCGCCTCCTCAACGCGTTCGATCTCCCCGACCAGAGCATCTCCAGGGACGACTACGCCGCCGTCCTCGCGCACCTGAACGCCACTCAGCCCGAGAGCGTGGCCAGGCTCCCCCTGGAAGTCTGCCAGCTGGAGGACTTCCTGGATAAG AGCGCCTCGGGCACTGGCCTGGCCTTCGTCGTCTTCACGGAGGCTGTCCTCCACATGCCGGGCGCCCCCGGCTGGGCCGTGCTCTTCTTTGGGATGCTGTTCACCTTGGGCTTGTCGTCCATGTTCGGGAACATGGAGAGCATCATCACACCCCTGCTGGACATGGGAGTCGTGCGCAGATCTGTCCCCAAGGAGGTCCTGACCG GCCTGGTCTGCCTGCTCTGCTTCCTCTCGGCGACTTGCTTCGCGCTGCAGTCGGGCAGCTACTGGCTGCAGGTGTTCGACAGCTACGCCGCTCCCCTGAACCTCATCATCTTCGCCTTCTTCGAGGTGGTCGGTGTCGCTTACGTGTACGGAATGCCCCG